Proteins from a genomic interval of Deinococcus seoulensis:
- a CDS encoding aminopeptidase has protein sequence MTLTFEEKLRNYARLAVRVGVGVKPGQRLLVQAPVETAQLARLVVREAYAAGASFVDVRWDDDDVQLARFELAPDGTFEQISRWRVDAEIETAEAGGAVLAIRATNPNLLGSVDAERVATHQRTLAAYRRPYTAQVMTNRLNWNLISAPVSGWAELMFPDASAEQAVAQQWDAIFAATRADQPDPVALWETHLADLRRRRELLTGKQYAALHFRGGGTDLTVGLADDHVWGGGAADTPGGITFTANIPTEEVWTAPHRERVDGTVVSTKPLSYNGTLIDGIRIEFRDGRITGASAEKGEGALLKMIDTDEGSHRLGEVALVPHSSPISRSGLFFFNTLYDENAASHIAIGSAYRFNVRGGVDMPLEDFLAAGGNDSLTHVDWMIGSGEIDVDGVAKDGTREAVMRAGEFVI, from the coding sequence ATGACCCTGACGTTTGAAGAGAAGTTACGGAACTACGCGCGGCTGGCTGTCCGGGTGGGCGTGGGCGTGAAACCCGGCCAGCGGCTGCTGGTGCAGGCGCCGGTCGAGACGGCGCAACTGGCGCGGCTGGTGGTGCGCGAGGCGTACGCGGCGGGAGCCAGTTTCGTGGATGTCCGCTGGGATGACGACGACGTGCAACTGGCGCGTTTCGAACTGGCGCCGGACGGCACGTTCGAGCAGATCAGCCGCTGGCGTGTGGACGCCGAGATCGAGACGGCCGAGGCGGGCGGCGCGGTCCTGGCGATCCGCGCGACGAACCCGAACCTGCTGGGCAGCGTGGACGCCGAGCGCGTGGCGACCCACCAGCGCACGCTGGCCGCGTACCGGCGCCCGTACACGGCGCAGGTCATGACCAACCGCCTGAACTGGAACCTGATCAGCGCGCCGGTCAGCGGCTGGGCCGAACTGATGTTCCCGGACGCGAGTGCCGAGCAGGCCGTCGCGCAGCAGTGGGACGCGATCTTCGCCGCGACCCGCGCGGACCAGCCGGACCCGGTGGCGCTGTGGGAAACGCACCTGGCCGACCTGCGCCGCCGCCGCGAGCTGCTGACCGGTAAGCAGTACGCCGCGCTGCACTTCCGGGGCGGCGGGACGGACCTGACGGTGGGCCTCGCGGACGATCACGTGTGGGGCGGCGGCGCGGCCGACACGCCCGGCGGGATCACGTTCACGGCGAACATCCCCACCGAGGAAGTCTGGACCGCCCCGCACCGCGAGCGGGTGGACGGCACGGTGGTCAGCACCAAGCCGCTGTCGTACAACGGCACGCTGATCGACGGCATCCGCATCGAGTTCAGAGACGGGCGCATCACGGGGGCCAGCGCCGAGAAGGGCGAGGGGGCACTGCTGAAGATGATCGACACCGACGAGGGCAGCCACCGCCTGGGCGAGGTGGCCCTGGTGCCGCACTCCAGCCCGATCAGCCGCTCGGGGCTGTTCTTCTTCAACACCCTGTACGACGAGAACGCCGCGTCGCACATCGCCATCGGCAGCGCGTACCGCTTCAACGTGCGGGGCGGCGTGGACATGCCCCTGGAGGACTTCCTGGCGGCCGGCGGGAACGACAGCCTGACGCACGTGGACTGGATGATCGGCAGCGGCGAGATCGACGTGGACGGCGTCGCGAAGGACGG
- the thrB gene encoding homoserine kinase, with protein sequence MPGPSERDRPAAPAPTREPPTGTFTVRAPASSANLGPGFDSLGLSVPLYTTLRVTPQATTEIVPLGAELEGTPADESNYVYRAMGLAARRAGRPLPPARIEIETDVPLARGLGSSAAALVAGIVAGNELLGRPLDDLAVLDVAAREEGHPDNVAPALFGGIVVATLDKLGTHYVRLDPPANLGVTVLIPDFELSTSKARAVLPKEYSRADAVHALSHAALLAAALSQGRLDLLRHAMQDYIHQIWRAPLVPGLSDILEEAWKHGALGAALSGAGPTVLCFHDTREPTAPLHAYLNGVMARNGLEGRVLDFPIDAAGTLIERA encoded by the coding sequence ATGCCCGGACCATCTGAACGCGACCGCCCCGCCGCCCCCGCACCCACGCGGGAGCCGCCCACCGGCACCTTTACCGTGCGGGCTCCCGCCAGCAGCGCCAACCTGGGCCCCGGCTTCGACAGCCTGGGCCTGAGCGTGCCGCTGTACACCACCCTGCGCGTGACGCCGCAGGCCACCACCGAGATCGTCCCGCTGGGCGCAGAACTGGAAGGAACGCCCGCCGACGAGAGCAACTACGTGTACCGCGCCATGGGACTGGCCGCCAGACGCGCCGGGCGTCCCCTGCCGCCCGCCCGCATCGAGATCGAGACGGACGTGCCGCTGGCACGCGGGCTGGGCAGCAGCGCCGCCGCGCTGGTCGCCGGGATCGTCGCCGGGAACGAACTGCTGGGCCGCCCGCTGGACGACCTGGCCGTGCTGGACGTCGCCGCGCGGGAGGAAGGGCACCCGGACAACGTCGCCCCGGCCCTGTTCGGCGGGATCGTCGTGGCCACGCTGGACAAACTCGGCACGCATTACGTGCGGCTGGACCCGCCCGCCAACCTGGGCGTGACGGTCCTGATCCCGGATTTCGAGCTGAGCACCAGCAAGGCCCGCGCCGTGCTGCCCAAGGAGTACAGCCGCGCCGACGCCGTGCACGCCCTGTCTCACGCGGCGCTGCTGGCCGCCGCGCTCTCGCAGGGCCGCCTGGACCTGCTGAGGCACGCCATGCAGGACTACATCCACCAGATCTGGCGCGCGCCGCTCGTGCCGGGCCTGAGCGACATCCTGGAGGAAGCCTGGAAGCACGGCGCGCTCGGCGCGGCCCTCAGCGGCGCCGGACCCACCGTGCTGTGCTTCCACGACACCCGCGAACCCACCGCGCCCCTGCACGCCTACCTGAACGGCGTGATGGCCCGCAACGGCCTGGAGGGCCGGGTGCTGGACTTCCCCATTGACGCAGCCGGTACGCTGATCGAACGGGCGTAG